A part of Phosphitispora fastidiosa genomic DNA contains:
- a CDS encoding peptidylprolyl isomerase yields MELKFPKIKRSVIISFLILSITLAFAAGCSNGNSNQDVVASVNGEDITKNELYELMVKQNGQQALDALISQKVIELEAKKQKIVVSDEDIQKEMETYYETYGGEEAFAQTLEMSGYSLDDVKKELALNIKINKLLEPRVKITEDELKTYFEENKAQFAQQKQVKASHILVETEEKANDIKKKLAEGQDFAQLAKENSTDAQNKDKGGDLGFFGSGDMVKEFEEAAFALKVGEVSAPVKTEFGYHIIKVSEVKAAQDASYEQSKSQIRETLFGEKAQAEYSVLMQELQKEYKIENYLEKKAEK; encoded by the coding sequence GTGGAACTAAAATTCCCCAAAATTAAACGCAGTGTAATCATCAGTTTTTTAATCCTGAGTATTACCTTAGCTTTTGCTGCCGGCTGTAGTAATGGTAATTCCAATCAAGATGTTGTGGCCAGTGTGAATGGCGAAGACATCACTAAAAATGAGTTATACGAATTAATGGTGAAACAAAATGGTCAACAAGCGCTGGATGCACTAATTTCTCAAAAAGTCATTGAACTTGAAGCCAAAAAACAAAAGATTGTTGTATCTGATGAAGATATCCAGAAAGAAATGGAAACTTATTATGAGACATATGGAGGCGAGGAAGCCTTTGCCCAGACTCTGGAAATGAGCGGCTATTCCCTGGATGATGTAAAAAAAGAGCTGGCTCTGAATATAAAAATCAATAAGCTGTTGGAACCCCGGGTTAAAATTACAGAAGATGAATTAAAAACCTATTTTGAAGAAAACAAGGCACAATTCGCCCAGCAAAAGCAGGTGAAGGCAAGCCATATTCTGGTTGAGACTGAGGAAAAGGCAAACGATATTAAGAAGAAACTGGCAGAAGGACAGGATTTCGCCCAATTGGCAAAAGAAAACTCAACAGATGCGCAGAACAAGGATAAGGGCGGAGATTTGGGATTTTTTGGCAGCGGTGATATGGTCAAGGAATTTGAGGAAGCAGCCTTTGCCTTAAAAGTTGGAGAAGTCAGCGCTCCGGTGAAGACCGAATTTGGGTATCACATCATTAAGGTTTCAGAAGTAAAGGCAGCCCAGGACGCGAGTTATGAACAGAGTAAGTCCCAAATCAGGGAAACCCTGTTTGGGGAAAAAGCCCAGGCAGAATATAGTGTCCTGATGCAGGAACTGCAAAAAGAGTATAAAATCGAAAATTATCTGGAAAAGAAAGCAGAAAAATAA
- a CDS encoding type II toxin-antitoxin system Phd/YefM family antitoxin, with protein MNIKEDIRPISYIKANAAEILEQVNETHRPVYVTQNGEARAVLLDPESYEKMKKAIGLLKLLAQGESDIVEGKVSPQEDFFSDLDRELDDMRP; from the coding sequence ATGAACATTAAAGAAGATATCAGACCGATTTCCTACATCAAAGCAAATGCGGCTGAGATTTTGGAACAAGTCAATGAAACCCACAGACCAGTCTATGTTACCCAAAACGGAGAGGCCAGGGCGGTATTACTGGATCCTGAATCATACGAAAAAATGAAGAAGGCTATCGGCTTATTAAAATTGCTTGCCCAGGGGGAAAGTGACATAGTTGAAGGAAAGGTTTCACCACAGGAAGATTTTTTTTCCGACCTGGATCGTGAATTGGATGATATGAGGCCATGA
- a CDS encoding DUF6179 domain-containing protein: MTNLEKQHLIKSENLNQTHYFQSVLQEACRLNLLTDSELENIQLQCIQLLARQAERYTGGESSSIMEETAHNIFQSIFYTVGVYLKSLPDADISIEILKQKPLTELYREGKKLVETQLEHAKQIYNQVQDNCITTGNHAYNDTLQNGIPAFFSAYEVDYAAHETPASIDYPLSSDKMELTGIEYINYYLQKLLMENQFCKNFTTHDIHCLLYGYDAHYQDLLINIFGVVLTNAIGCNLADKSTRRLNIEPIDRQYLQQKLVNMTKNQLDAILHDASKQLFEEFNISGGLLQTYITATIPDISPRIKNALENNRLEAVFISLKENHPQPAVKFEDGRKMDDELFRKILDEIRQCRYVSDKIAIIRREIHSMADLVDILEGYCLFNDEFSQLFQSLGDMELALLSKRLPANAADSDLHYTENEKEWHQRLNSFLKEMDLVRIRAQIFPSQ; the protein is encoded by the coding sequence ATGACTAATCTGGAAAAACAGCATTTGATTAAAAGTGAAAACCTTAATCAGACACATTACTTCCAATCAGTTTTACAGGAAGCCTGCCGCCTGAATCTGTTGACTGATTCGGAATTGGAAAATATTCAACTACAGTGCATACAGCTATTGGCCAGACAGGCAGAGCGCTATACAGGCGGTGAAAGCAGTTCCATAATGGAGGAAACTGCGCACAATATTTTTCAGTCGATCTTTTACACTGTTGGAGTCTATCTTAAGAGCCTTCCCGATGCGGACATAAGCATAGAAATACTTAAACAGAAGCCCTTGACCGAACTATACCGGGAGGGCAAAAAACTGGTGGAAACACAATTAGAGCATGCCAAACAAATCTATAATCAAGTTCAAGATAACTGCATCACCACCGGTAATCATGCCTATAATGATACTTTACAGAATGGAATCCCGGCTTTTTTCTCTGCCTATGAGGTTGACTATGCCGCCCACGAAACGCCTGCTTCCATAGATTATCCTTTAAGCAGCGACAAAATGGAGTTGACCGGCATAGAGTATATCAATTATTATCTGCAAAAACTGCTAATGGAGAATCAATTCTGTAAAAACTTCACCACCCATGATATTCATTGCTTGCTGTACGGATATGATGCCCATTATCAGGATTTGCTGATAAATATTTTTGGAGTCGTGCTAACAAATGCGATTGGCTGCAATTTGGCAGACAAAAGCACCCGCCGGCTCAATATTGAACCAATTGACAGGCAGTACCTGCAGCAAAAACTGGTGAACATGACTAAAAACCAATTGGATGCAATACTGCATGATGCATCCAAACAACTCTTTGAAGAATTTAATATCTCGGGCGGGTTGTTACAGACATACATCACCGCAACTATCCCTGATATATCACCAAGAATAAAAAATGCGTTAGAAAATAACCGTTTGGAAGCAGTATTTATCAGTTTAAAAGAAAACCACCCACAACCTGCCGTTAAGTTTGAAGACGGCCGGAAAATGGATGATGAATTATTCCGCAAAATTTTAGACGAAATCAGACAATGCAGATATGTATCAGATAAAATAGCAATCATTAGAAGGGAAATTCACAGTATGGCTGATCTGGTGGATATCCTCGAAGGATATTGCCTCTTTAATGATGAATTTTCTCAGTTATTTCAATCACTTGGGGATATGGAGCTGGCACTGCTTTCAAAAAGGCTTCCGGCAAACGCAGCAGATTCCGACCTTCACTATACAGAAAACGAGAAAGAATGGCACCAAAGGCTTAACAGCTTTTTAAAGGAAATGGATTTGGTCAGAATAAGAGCTCAAATTTTTCCCTCTCAATAG
- a CDS encoding DUF6530 family protein — translation MKIPTVLKHKPVIVSENYENIDGRNAYNSDTKGLSLGLAQWNDRGKVDISAKVWRYTGEKWSRQSEELPLHRVLDLAILVCRTRLHFREAYRYDKLYDKENPVIDRVGLQGDAMTVAVCTDNDKIDEDIKLFSQALSHDDELIGERLRTLARILREMGY, via the coding sequence ATGAAAATACCAACTGTTTTGAAACACAAACCGGTTATTGTATCAGAAAACTATGAAAATATTGATGGCAGAAATGCCTATAACTCAGACACAAAGGGGCTTTCACTGGGATTAGCCCAATGGAATGACAGAGGAAAGGTAGATATTTCCGCTAAAGTGTGGCGGTATACAGGAGAAAAATGGTCGCGGCAATCTGAGGAACTGCCCTTACACCGCGTTCTGGACCTGGCGATTCTCGTTTGTCGGACAAGGCTTCATTTCAGAGAGGCTTATCGATATGATAAATTATATGACAAAGAAAATCCTGTTATTGACAGAGTGGGCCTCCAGGGAGATGCTATGACAGTGGCTGTATGTACCGACAATGATAAAATTGATGAAGATATTAAATTATTCAGCCAGGCTCTCAGTCACGATGATGAACTAATTGGTGAACGTTTACGTACCCTGGCAAGGATTCTCAGGGAGATGGGTTATTGA
- a CDS encoding efflux RND transporter periplasmic adaptor subunit, translated as MNFKQRKVKIALIAAVGLIILAIAWGAMSKNKDVSATQDEEVTPVKIVKAAKGELVSTLKISGKVAASKEVTIVPKVGGKVTDVKVKEGQKVKRGDLLIALDDADIRAQIRVTEASLEMSKAGQQTAVIAYQEAQANLERMKALFAEGAISKSQLETAENNFARAAASYTPDAGGTQTAAQIKQAQAQLEAARINLQNTRITAPIDGTVAAKNIEPGEMAGPGSPVLTIADMDQMVVEGNLAESEVNFAKVGDEVKVYVTAADEEPFQGYIESVSPIADPVTKAYSIKVWLENGSLLLKGGMAAEIYMTAEARDEVLVLPREALLDQGDRQVVYVVDGDKARERVVTLGLTTDEMAEIVSGLKAGEQVVISGQQFLIDGTKVTVASGGE; from the coding sequence TTGAATTTTAAACAGCGGAAAGTAAAGATTGCACTAATTGCAGCAGTTGGACTGATAATCCTCGCCATTGCGTGGGGAGCAATGTCTAAAAATAAAGATGTGTCTGCTACCCAGGATGAGGAGGTTACTCCTGTAAAAATCGTAAAGGCGGCTAAGGGCGAGTTGGTTTCCACTCTGAAGATCAGTGGCAAAGTGGCAGCTTCAAAAGAAGTGACCATAGTTCCCAAGGTTGGGGGAAAGGTTACTGATGTGAAGGTTAAAGAAGGCCAGAAGGTCAAGCGGGGTGACTTACTTATTGCCCTTGATGATGCGGATATCAGGGCACAGATTAGGGTGACTGAAGCGTCCCTGGAAATGTCAAAGGCAGGACAGCAGACGGCAGTGATTGCCTACCAGGAAGCCCAGGCCAACCTGGAGCGGATGAAGGCCCTGTTTGCCGAAGGAGCCATATCAAAAAGTCAGCTGGAGACTGCTGAAAATAATTTTGCCAGAGCTGCCGCGTCCTACACTCCTGATGCCGGAGGTACCCAGACTGCAGCTCAGATTAAGCAGGCCCAGGCCCAACTGGAAGCGGCCAGGATTAATCTGCAGAATACCAGGATTACAGCACCAATTGACGGCACTGTGGCAGCTAAAAATATTGAGCCCGGTGAAATGGCCGGTCCCGGTTCACCGGTGCTGACAATTGCTGATATGGACCAAATGGTTGTGGAAGGCAACCTGGCAGAGAGTGAAGTTAATTTCGCCAAAGTGGGTGATGAAGTTAAGGTTTATGTAACCGCGGCAGACGAGGAACCCTTCCAGGGTTACATAGAAAGTGTCAGCCCTATTGCGGATCCTGTGACTAAAGCCTATTCCATAAAGGTTTGGCTTGAAAACGGAAGCCTGCTGCTTAAAGGCGGAATGGCTGCAGAAATATATATGACCGCTGAAGCCCGGGATGAGGTCCTGGTGCTGCCGCGGGAAGCTCTGTTAGACCAGGGGGACAGGCAGGTAGTGTATGTTGTCGATGGCGATAAGGCCCGGGAACGGGTCGTCACCCTGGGGCTTACTACCGACGAGATGGCGGAAATTGTTTCGGGACTGAAGGCGGGCGAGCAGGTAGTAATTTCCGGTCAGCAGTTTTTGATAGATGGTACCAAAGTCACAGTGGCATCCGGGGGCGAATAA
- a CDS encoding efflux RND transporter permease subunit: MKISDFAVRRPVTISMIVLGIILIGVVSLGKLAIDLYPELNFPIAAVIANYPGAGPEEIENQVTRPLEEIMGTVNNVESVMSVSSPGSSMVLMMFNWGTDINFATLQMREKVDLIKAGLPDDVGTPTVLKMDPTTMPIIQAGVSGSRDLASLQQITEDLIKNRLERIAGVASVAITGGLVSEVEVKADPVKMDAYGLAVNQIIQTLQGENMNLSSGEIEDGKEKLLVRTVGELKRIEDFEEIVISGSGGVQVKLKDVAQIKFTHQEPTQYTRVNQKPSLSINILKQSGSNIVQVADKVNQEIENLQRELPSGVKIDIVVDQSLFIKDSISQMARNTISGGVLAVLVLLVFLRNFRSTLIIGLAIPFSVISTFILVYFAGITLNVMSLGGLALGVGMMVDSAIVILENIYRYRQLGHGYIDAAIKGSSEVGSAVMASTFTTVAVFLPIVFVEGLASELFKQLALTVTFSLLASLFVALTLIPMLSSKLLKVNPQEESARTTPLAKMANKVQGALGALDERYRRLLNWALQHRKTVVIGVTAALIGSFALIPLVGMEFMPQVDSGDIAVTVELPKGAVLEDTARIATEVEDIVNQVDEVKSIFTSIGSTGQMMGGSSGTVSQMQLKVGSRTERERSTDEIMEDLRKRLKGVTGAKITVSGGAQQQMAGGSPIDIAIKGKDLETLKDLSLQAVQVVSGISGTREVESSLEESRPEIQLVIDRQRAGQLGLTSSQVATGVRTAISGTTTSTYRVGGREYDIRIKVGENNPNLRELEGMTIVAPTGARVPLREVAEIARVNGPTSINREDQSRVVNITANVVDRDLGSVTTELKQAMDKVRLPGGYSIEYGGQNQEMMESFESLGLALILSIILVYMVMASQFESLMHPFVIMFSIPTTFIGVIGGLAVTGRSLSVPAFIGVIMLMGIVVNNAIVLVDYINTLRRRGMERAEAIVQAGPTRLRPILMTTLTTVLGLVPLALGIGEGAEAQAPMATVVVGGLTMSTLFTLVFVPVVYTIMDDAGQWFRKKRGQAEAREQGQGAVI, encoded by the coding sequence ATGAAAATATCTGATTTTGCTGTCCGGAGGCCTGTCACTATTAGTATGATTGTCCTGGGGATTATCCTTATTGGAGTCGTTTCCCTGGGGAAACTGGCAATTGATTTATACCCGGAACTTAATTTCCCAATCGCGGCGGTGATTGCCAACTATCCCGGGGCCGGCCCCGAGGAAATCGAGAATCAGGTTACCCGGCCGCTGGAAGAAATCATGGGAACAGTAAATAATGTGGAGAGTGTCATGTCAGTTTCTTCACCAGGCAGTTCGATGGTGCTGATGATGTTTAACTGGGGCACAGACATTAATTTTGCCACACTTCAGATGCGTGAAAAGGTAGACCTTATCAAGGCGGGCCTGCCAGATGATGTGGGCACACCTACAGTTTTAAAAATGGACCCCACAACTATGCCAATTATACAGGCCGGTGTAAGCGGCAGCCGGGATCTGGCCAGTCTGCAGCAGATAACCGAAGATTTGATTAAGAACCGCCTGGAAAGAATTGCAGGGGTGGCTTCAGTTGCCATCACGGGAGGCCTGGTCAGTGAGGTGGAGGTTAAGGCTGACCCGGTCAAAATGGATGCTTACGGTCTTGCAGTTAACCAGATTATCCAAACTTTACAGGGCGAAAACATGAACCTGTCTTCAGGAGAAATTGAAGACGGGAAGGAAAAGCTGCTGGTGCGGACCGTTGGAGAACTTAAGCGAATTGAGGACTTTGAAGAAATCGTCATCAGCGGTTCCGGCGGCGTTCAGGTTAAGCTAAAGGATGTAGCCCAGATTAAGTTTACCCATCAGGAGCCGACCCAGTATACAAGGGTTAACCAAAAGCCCAGCCTGAGTATAAATATTCTTAAACAGTCGGGTAGTAATATTGTTCAGGTTGCTGATAAGGTTAATCAGGAAATTGAAAACCTGCAGAGAGAACTCCCGTCAGGGGTGAAAATCGATATTGTGGTTGACCAGTCACTGTTTATCAAGGATTCCATAAGCCAGATGGCCCGGAATACGATATCCGGTGGAGTTCTTGCCGTGCTGGTACTCCTGGTGTTTTTGAGAAATTTTCGCAGTACGCTGATTATCGGACTTGCGATTCCTTTTTCAGTTATATCCACATTTATTCTGGTGTACTTTGCCGGAATTACCCTCAATGTTATGTCCCTGGGCGGGCTGGCTTTGGGTGTCGGGATGATGGTGGACAGTGCAATCGTTATCCTGGAAAATATCTATCGATACCGTCAGCTTGGTCACGGATATATCGATGCCGCTATCAAGGGAAGCAGTGAAGTGGGTAGCGCTGTAATGGCCTCTACATTTACAACTGTCGCTGTATTTTTGCCGATAGTGTTCGTAGAAGGGTTGGCATCAGAGCTTTTTAAGCAGTTGGCATTAACAGTTACTTTTTCTCTTTTGGCTTCGCTTTTTGTGGCATTGACCCTGATACCCATGTTATCTTCCAAACTATTGAAGGTTAATCCCCAGGAAGAATCTGCAAGAACGACACCCTTAGCCAAGATGGCTAACAAAGTGCAGGGGGCTCTGGGGGCATTGGACGAAAGGTATCGCCGGCTATTAAACTGGGCGCTGCAGCACAGGAAAACCGTGGTCATAGGGGTAACTGCAGCTCTTATAGGCAGTTTTGCCCTGATACCTCTTGTCGGGATGGAGTTTATGCCACAGGTTGATTCGGGAGATATTGCGGTAACTGTGGAGCTTCCCAAAGGTGCGGTGCTGGAAGATACGGCCCGCATTGCCACTGAGGTTGAGGACATTGTTAATCAGGTAGATGAGGTTAAATCAATTTTTACCAGTATTGGCAGTACCGGTCAGATGATGGGAGGCTCATCAGGAACGGTTTCACAGATGCAGTTAAAGGTTGGCAGCAGGACCGAACGGGAGCGCTCGACTGATGAAATAATGGAAGATTTGAGAAAACGGCTGAAGGGTGTTACCGGGGCCAAAATAACAGTATCTGGCGGAGCGCAGCAGCAGATGGCCGGCGGGAGCCCTATAGATATAGCCATCAAAGGAAAAGATCTGGAAACCTTAAAAGATTTGTCCCTACAGGCGGTGCAGGTGGTCAGCGGAATTTCCGGCACCAGGGAAGTGGAAAGCAGCCTTGAAGAATCACGACCGGAAATCCAGCTGGTGATAGACCGTCAGAGGGCCGGGCAGTTGGGCCTGACGTCAAGTCAGGTGGCAACCGGTGTCAGAACTGCAATCAGTGGGACAACTACCTCTACATACAGGGTAGGGGGCAGGGAGTATGATATCAGGATTAAAGTAGGCGAAAACAACCCTAACTTAAGGGAACTGGAGGGCATGACTATTGTGGCCCCCACGGGTGCCAGGGTGCCGCTGCGGGAAGTAGCCGAGATTGCCAGGGTCAATGGACCTACCAGTATTAACCGGGAAGACCAGTCTCGGGTAGTCAATATTACTGCTAATGTAGTCGACCGGGATTTGGGGTCTGTGACCACAGAGCTCAAGCAGGCTATGGATAAGGTGAGATTACCCGGGGGGTATTCTATTGAATACGGGGGTCAGAATCAGGAGATGATGGAATCTTTTGAAAGCCTGGGTTTGGCCTTGATTTTATCAATAATATTAGTTTATATGGTTATGGCATCCCAGTTTGAATCTCTGATGCATCCCTTTGTAATCATGTTTTCCATACCCACCACTTTTATTGGCGTCATTGGCGGCTTGGCTGTGACGGGCAGGTCTTTGAGTGTGCCGGCTTTTATCGGGGTGATTATGCTGATGGGTATAGTTGTTAACAATGCTATTGTTTTAGTTGACTATATTAATACCCTCAGGAGAAGAGGGATGGAACGGGCAGAGGCTATTGTCCAGGCCGGACCAACGCGGCTCAGGCCGATCCTGATGACAACCCTGACCACGGTCTTGGGATTAGTACCCCTGGCCTTGGGTATTGGAGAAGGCGCCGAGGCTCAGGCGCCTATGGCCACGGTTGTTGTCGGGGGACTGACAATGTCTACTCTTTTTACCCTGGTATTTGTTCCGGTAGTATATACTATTATGGATGATGCCGGTCAGTGGTTCCGGAAGAAACGGGGCCAGGCCGAGGCTCGGGAACAGGGCCAGGGAGCGGTAATTTAG
- a CDS encoding type II toxin-antitoxin system RelE/ParE family toxin, translating into MTKGVFQVFWTQTAQQDLKKIIKYIAADSKNHAGRVYDAIKQKAHNLMQMPLQGRIVPELGYYGILNYRELISSPWRIIYKIEGKKVWVLAVFDGRRNVEDLLLERFI; encoded by the coding sequence ATGACCAAAGGGGTATTTCAGGTTTTCTGGACACAAACTGCTCAGCAGGATCTAAAAAAGATTATTAAATATATAGCTGCTGACAGTAAAAATCATGCTGGAAGGGTATATGATGCCATTAAACAAAAAGCCCATAACCTGATGCAGATGCCCTTACAGGGAAGGATTGTTCCCGAACTGGGATACTATGGTATCCTGAATTACAGGGAACTAATCAGTTCACCCTGGAGAATAATCTATAAGATTGAAGGAAAGAAAGTATGGGTGCTGGCAGTATTTGATGGCAGGAGAAACGTGGAGGACCTGCTGCTTGAACGGTTCATTTAA
- a CDS encoding response regulator produces the protein MRVFILHTGGSGLDKIVTWLAEKTGIKEVAVMKSPDGFLERVERDRPEMVFIRIGNSEIPGLGVAQMVIAIDRNIRIVFVAEEKDYALDAYEVGAYGYLLCPIEREKFELLF, from the coding sequence GTGAGAGTATTCATTCTCCACACAGGCGGTTCCGGGTTGGATAAAATCGTCACCTGGCTGGCGGAGAAAACCGGTATTAAGGAAGTAGCAGTGATGAAAAGTCCGGACGGGTTTTTGGAAAGGGTTGAGCGGGATAGGCCGGAAATGGTTTTTATCCGCATCGGAAACAGTGAAATTCCAGGACTGGGGGTTGCCCAGATGGTAATCGCTATAGACCGGAACATCAGGATAGTATTTGTTGCCGAGGAAAAGGATTATGCATTGGACGCTTATGAAGTAGGCGCCTATGGATATCTGTTGTGCCCTATTGAGAGGGAAAAATTTGAGCTCTTATTCTGA
- a CDS encoding MDR family MFS transporter, producing MEHLSHQRKITIMVAIIVAMFFSSINQTIVGVALPRIIAKLGGMDYYTWIMTIYLLTSTISTILVGKLSDIYGRKPFILFGIVVFMIGAFFSGTSKDIIQLIIYRGIQGIGAGVIMATAFTAVGDLFSPRERGRWAGLMSAAFGISSILGPGVGGYIVDHMDWHWVFWMFLPLGFLAFFMILLLFPKVKRRKSESIDYLGSLFITLTIVPMLLAFSWAGTKYPWGSPLILELFALAIVSLAFFIFTETRVKTPILPLSLFKNRVIAISNVIGFLMNAGMFGALIYMPLYVQGVMGVSATYAGYVAMPMSLSMFTVSAYTGRRMTKTGKYKKMALLGTFLMVFGMALMVTMNTILMAAISMFIFGFGLGLGMPVFTIAVQNAAASKDLGVATASIQLFRSIGGTIGIAVMGTILSTSMAGKMKNLLTPDSGINPALVDPAMTDKLAQLQNPQILLDQPKLMAIQDSLPAPLQPVFTQITEALREALAASLSNVFLTGTIVLAAAFVLTFLLKEVPLRTTVHKAGNAVTQNPEKNSAI from the coding sequence GTGGAACATTTATCTCACCAGCGCAAAATAACGATTATGGTTGCCATCATTGTAGCCATGTTCTTTTCTTCGATTAACCAGACAATTGTAGGTGTGGCCCTGCCTCGCATTATCGCCAAACTCGGCGGTATGGATTATTACACCTGGATTATGACCATCTACCTGTTAACCTCGACAATCTCTACGATTCTGGTCGGCAAGCTCTCAGATATTTATGGGAGAAAGCCCTTTATTTTATTTGGAATTGTGGTTTTTATGATAGGAGCCTTCTTTTCCGGAACTTCCAAAGATATCATCCAACTGATAATTTACCGCGGCATTCAGGGGATCGGGGCAGGTGTTATCATGGCTACGGCCTTTACTGCAGTTGGTGATCTCTTCTCCCCGCGGGAACGAGGACGCTGGGCCGGCCTGATGAGCGCGGCCTTTGGAATATCCAGTATCCTGGGTCCGGGTGTCGGCGGCTATATTGTAGACCACATGGATTGGCACTGGGTATTCTGGATGTTCCTGCCGCTGGGCTTCCTGGCCTTTTTCATGATTCTGCTCCTTTTCCCCAAAGTGAAGCGGAGAAAATCCGAATCCATCGATTACCTGGGTTCCTTGTTTATTACCCTGACAATCGTCCCCATGCTGCTTGCCTTCTCGTGGGCAGGCACAAAATATCCCTGGGGTTCACCCCTGATTTTAGAACTCTTCGCCTTGGCGATTGTTTCTCTGGCTTTCTTTATTTTCACCGAAACCAGGGTAAAAACCCCGATCCTTCCCCTGTCCTTATTTAAAAACAGGGTGATAGCCATTTCCAATGTCATTGGATTCCTGATGAATGCAGGCATGTTTGGGGCCCTGATTTACATGCCTTTGTACGTGCAGGGCGTCATGGGCGTTTCGGCAACCTATGCCGGCTATGTTGCCATGCCCATGTCTTTGAGCATGTTTACCGTAAGCGCTTATACAGGACGCCGCATGACCAAGACGGGTAAATACAAAAAGATGGCCCTGCTGGGAACCTTCCTGATGGTTTTTGGCATGGCTCTAATGGTTACAATGAATACTATCCTGATGGCTGCAATCAGTATGTTTATCTTCGGTTTCGGCCTCGGTCTCGGAATGCCTGTCTTCACGATCGCTGTCCAAAATGCCGCCGCTTCCAAGGATCTGGGAGTGGCTACAGCATCAATTCAATTATTCCGCAGCATTGGGGGGACCATCGGTATCGCTGTGATGGGAACTATTCTTTCCACAAGCATGGCCGGTAAAATGAAGAACCTGCTCACCCCTGACAGCGGAATAAACCCGGCATTAGTGGACCCAGCCATGACCGACAAGCTGGCTCAATTACAAAATCCCCAGATTCTTCTGGACCAACCCAAGCTTATGGCAATTCAAGACAGCCTGCCGGCACCTCTCCAGCCGGTCTTTACACAAATTACCGAAGCCTTACGGGAAGCCCTGGCTGCATCCCTGTCAAATGTTTTCTTAACCGGGACCATCGTTCTGGCAGCAGCATTTGTCCTGACCTTCCTCCTTAAGGAAGTTCCGCTTCGCACCACAGTCCACAAAGCAGGCAATGCAGTTACACAAAATCCGGAAAAGAATTCGGCAATATAA
- a CDS encoding DUF6323 family protein, whose product MADNALLFPAIIMNKAAISTIINCNVITLRYGLALSSEEAVELAETRAAALRSNGRIEFGAGIINKLILKFCDSPFLSKHNYTATLNDLIETFYYFKNETLDEVGDDELLSLMKKYFDHNCQGSIELLQHRELELLARNIRYGVRNYTDLSQDSEESIDEEDHYD is encoded by the coding sequence ATGGCTGATAATGCTTTACTGTTCCCGGCAATTATTATGAACAAAGCGGCAATTTCCACAATCATAAACTGCAACGTAATAACCCTGCGTTACGGTCTGGCGCTTTCCTCCGAGGAGGCCGTGGAACTTGCTGAAACACGGGCAGCAGCCCTAAGAAGCAATGGACGCATCGAATTCGGCGCCGGAATCATAAATAAACTGATTTTGAAATTTTGTGACTCCCCCTTCCTTTCGAAGCATAACTATACCGCCACCTTGAATGACTTAATAGAAACCTTCTATTACTTTAAAAACGAAACACTTGATGAAGTCGGTGATGACGAATTGCTTTCATTAATGAAGAAGTATTTTGACCACAACTGCCAGGGTTCCATCGAACTCCTGCAGCACCGGGAGTTAGAATTACTGGCACGCAATATCCGGTATGGAGTCAGAAATTACACGGATCTAAGCCAAGACAGCGAAGAATCTATTGATGAGGAGGACCATTATGACTAA
- a CDS encoding MarR family winged helix-turn-helix transcriptional regulator, with amino-acid sequence MAEHQELLELFYSVLRKMKKEWHKQLYDINPTQYLILKALIHGGPQKATELAETLQITPGAITGASDKLVAEGYAERKGAKEDRRVVYLEITAKGKQLTDSLIENQNKVMAKFFEGLPEEDIDHLIRIYHIISGNLDNQ; translated from the coding sequence ATGGCTGAACACCAAGAGTTACTTGAACTTTTTTACAGTGTCCTGAGAAAAATGAAAAAAGAGTGGCATAAACAGCTTTATGATATCAACCCCACCCAGTACCTTATTTTGAAGGCTCTGATACATGGGGGTCCCCAAAAAGCAACGGAACTTGCTGAAACGCTTCAAATAACGCCTGGTGCTATTACCGGGGCCTCAGACAAACTGGTTGCGGAGGGTTATGCTGAACGCAAGGGGGCAAAAGAAGACCGGCGCGTCGTCTACCTGGAAATCACAGCTAAAGGGAAACAACTCACAGACTCTCTGATTGAGAATCAAAACAAGGTAATGGCGAAGTTTTTTGAGGGGTTACCTGAGGAGGATATCGACCACCTGATTCGGATTTACCATATAATTTCCGGCAATCTCGACAACCAGTAG